One genomic window of Pirellulales bacterium includes the following:
- a CDS encoding PhnD/SsuA/transferrin family substrate-binding protein, which yields MVGSAADFGSPSDSSGHSGPGTQRLPLVRVILYLGLAAAVAVIIVAGVQTIRATASLHESQDRTAATFDITTPAPRHLAADYTDRDGRLLADCPSDPQKLLNPDTLVLSYGEDSDLDIQPVNWDDFQKYLAQITGKKVVAQAYTNTVDDVLAIKEGRVHVVALHAADAPYLVNNAGLIPVAVLGYDQVAAGNHLDLAVAPASNIKTLGDIRGRTLTCTRPTSVTGYRAAIAVLLRDAKLRPDVDYIVNYSFGQRRSIQGLAAGDYEVVALSDDKLQSLVKAGEIKSSDYRLVYESQVIPRFTIGYVYNLQPELAAKITEAILGFKNEHASRQEGSEEPMRFFAVDYKKDFEFVRRIDESFDPRLGSKKANPKAKADSSGDGSGDL from the coding sequence ATGGTTGGTTCAGCAGCTGATTTTGGTTCGCCATCGGATTCCAGTGGTCACTCTGGACCGGGGACGCAGCGTCTGCCTTTGGTACGCGTGATTTTGTACCTGGGACTGGCGGCTGCGGTGGCAGTGATTATTGTTGCCGGCGTGCAGACGATTCGCGCCACGGCTTCGCTTCATGAATCGCAGGACCGGACGGCGGCGACGTTCGATATCACCACTCCCGCGCCGCGACACCTGGCGGCGGATTACACCGACCGGGACGGGCGACTTTTGGCCGATTGCCCGAGCGACCCGCAAAAGCTTTTGAATCCCGATACGCTGGTGTTGAGTTACGGCGAAGACAGCGATTTGGACATCCAGCCGGTGAATTGGGATGATTTTCAGAAATATCTAGCGCAGATCACGGGCAAAAAAGTCGTCGCCCAAGCATATACCAACACCGTCGACGATGTCTTGGCCATCAAGGAAGGAAGAGTTCATGTGGTTGCCTTGCACGCGGCGGACGCGCCTTACTTGGTGAATAATGCGGGCCTGATTCCGGTGGCGGTGCTGGGTTACGATCAGGTCGCTGCCGGGAACCATCTGGATTTGGCCGTGGCGCCGGCGAGCAACATCAAAACGCTGGGGGACATTCGAGGGCGTACGCTGACTTGCACGCGGCCCACCTCCGTCACCGGTTATCGCGCCGCCATTGCGGTGTTGCTGCGAGACGCTAAATTACGCCCGGATGTCGATTACATTGTGAATTATTCGTTCGGGCAACGCCGGTCGATTCAAGGCCTGGCGGCGGGCGATTACGAAGTGGTCGCACTGTCGGACGACAAGCTGCAGAGTTTGGTCAAAGCCGGAGAGATTAAATCGTCCGATTACCGACTGGTGTACGAGTCGCAGGTGATCCCGCGATTTACCATCGGTTACGTGTATAACCTGCAGCCGGAGCTGGCGGCGAAAATTACTGAGGCGATTTTGGGCTTCAAGAACGAACATGCATCGCGGCAGGAAGGGAGCGAGGAGCCGATGCGATTTTTTGCCGTGGATTACAAGAAGGATTTTGAATTTGTGCGGCGCATTGACGAGTCGTTCGATCCGCGACTGGGAAGCAAGAAGGCGAACCCCAAGGCCAAGGCCGACTCGTCCGGCGACGGATCCGGGGATCTCTAG
- a CDS encoding ATP-dependent endonuclease has protein sequence MNAAATVRPVLVIVEGVNDIEFLKRLASRLHTECPEVVDLARLHAQGRILFVPTGGGNFSDWATRFAGLACREFHLYDRELVPETERRQRAVELVNARPQCRGFLTAKRSLENYLHPSAVAQAGGGEIPVGDDECVGSVLARHWYELILQYDPWPALSHRARRRLVYRAKRWLNRQAVGQMTVELLSERDPGGEVLQWLEVIAGMARAMS, from the coding sequence ATGAATGCCGCTGCTACGGTCCGCCCTGTCCTGGTCATCGTGGAAGGCGTCAATGACATCGAGTTCCTCAAGCGCCTGGCGTCACGGTTGCACACGGAATGTCCTGAAGTTGTGGACTTGGCACGACTGCATGCGCAAGGCCGCATCCTGTTTGTTCCCACGGGCGGCGGGAATTTCAGCGATTGGGCCACACGTTTTGCCGGGTTGGCCTGCCGGGAATTTCACCTGTACGACCGGGAACTCGTGCCCGAGACGGAGCGTCGCCAACGCGCGGTGGAACTGGTTAATGCCCGACCCCAATGCCGAGGCTTTCTGACAGCTAAACGGAGTCTGGAAAACTATCTCCATCCGAGTGCCGTCGCCCAGGCTGGCGGCGGAGAGATCCCGGTGGGGGACGATGAATGCGTCGGTTCTGTCCTGGCGCGCCACTGGTATGAATTGATTCTCCAGTACGACCCCTGGCCGGCGCTCTCTCACCGGGCGCGTCGGCGATTGGTCTACCGCGCCAAGCGCTGGTTGAACCGCCAGGCCGTCGGGCAGATGACCGTCGAATTGCTCAGCGAGCGCGATCCCGGCGGCGAAGTTCTCCAATGGCTGGAAGTCATCGCCGGCATGGCGAGGGCGATGTCTTGA